From the Mesotoga infera genome, the window AAGCGACAGGCGTCATGATTAAGGAAAGAACAGATCTGTTGACAGCCATTGTCAAGGAGAGGACCGACACTCTGGGAGAATTGATAACGATACCATTCATGATTCACAGTGTCTTCTCGATCTTTCCACTCGTAATCGCTTATGGCAAGAGGTTTAAATCACTCGCGGTAACAAGCGGTCAGTTCATGATGTTCAGAAGGCTGTCCTATCTCTCAATAGGAGGCCATGAGGCAGTGAAGGACCACGGCGTCGATGATATCTCTCTTGGCAGACTGATAAAGAAAGCAGGAATGAAGTGGAGACTGTACGATGCGTCAGATCTTGTAGAGTGCAAAATGTACGGTGGATTCAAAGCAGCATATTTAGGCTTTCTCAAGAATTACTTCTCCCTGTTTGACTACAGAATACTCCCCGCTGCCTTTGTTTGGGGTTGGATGCTTACTTTGGACTTCTTTCCTCTCATAGTGGCTTTACTATTCATCTTTGGAGCCGCCATTCCAGAGTCTGCAGGGATTCTCTCTCTGATTAGTCTGACACTCTCATTCGGCATGTGGTTACTCGCGAGCGTAAAGTTTTCACTCAGGCCCCTGGCGATTTTCCTATATCCGCTGATCACTCTCATCTCATCAATTATCGGATTCCATTCGATAATTGTTCACCTTTGCGGAGCTACGAAATGGAAAGGTAGGGTGCTTGTAAAGAAGAAATCACGCTTATTTTAGTGCTTGCCTGAACCGCCAGTCGAATAATCATGTAGAATCTGATCGTATGACACAACTTTTCAAGGGAATGGTTTTTTGAAGCATTGGAAGATCTGGTTGATTGTTGCAGGCATTATCGCCTACGTTTTTTTTATAGAACCGAACATTCTGACGATCGAGAGGCTCACGTTCTCGGAAGAACCTTCGGCGAAAATTGCTTTCTTTGCCGATATTCATATCTGGACCAAGAAGCCTATTCACGATCACCTTCTTGAAAGACTCGTCGAAGAAGGA encodes:
- a CDS encoding glycosyltransferase; amino-acid sequence: MSSLLFQSISVALFLGMMSVISVSNAILMRKISRFEGILYGPLVSVLIPARNEEKNISKCVYSLLNQDYRNLELIVLDDNSSDATLQILESIRSESNKLRIIKGEALPEGWLGKHWACHQLAREAKGEILLFTDADTVHASSTVSQATGVMIKERTDLLTAIVKERTDTLGELITIPFMIHSVFSIFPLVIAYGKRFKSLAVTSGQFMMFRRLSYLSIGGHEAVKDHGVDDISLGRLIKKAGMKWRLYDASDLVECKMYGGFKAAYLGFLKNYFSLFDYRILPAAFVWGWMLTLDFFPLIVALLFIFGAAIPESAGILSLISLTLSFGMWLLASVKFSLRPLAIFLYPLITLISSIIGFHSIIVHLCGATKWKGRVLVKKKSRLF